Proteins encoded by one window of Archaeoglobus veneficus SNP6:
- a CDS encoding 3-isopropylmalate dehydratase small subunit has translation MGRAWKFGDDIDTDVIIQGKYLVINDPAELAKHVFENVRSEFVKEVKPGDFVVAGENFGCGSSREHAPLALKATGIEAVIAKSYARIFFRNAINIGLRALECKDADKIDDGDELEVDYSRNVIVNKTKGEEYPINPLPEFLLQIIEKGGLVGFGKALLKSE, from the coding sequence ATGGGCAGGGCGTGGAAGTTTGGCGATGATATAGACACGGACGTTATAATTCAGGGGAAGTACCTCGTCATTAATGATCCTGCTGAACTTGCCAAGCACGTTTTTGAGAACGTTAGAAGCGAGTTTGTCAAGGAGGTAAAACCTGGAGATTTCGTCGTAGCGGGAGAGAATTTCGGATGTGGAAGCAGTAGAGAGCATGCTCCTCTCGCCTTGAAGGCTACTGGAATTGAGGCCGTTATAGCAAAGTCTTACGCGAGAATATTCTTCAGGAATGCGATAAACATAGGCTTAAGAGCACTGGAATGCAAAGATGCGGACAAAATAGATGATGGAGACGAGCTGGAAGTTGACTACTCGAGGAACGTAATTGTGAACAAGACCAAGGGTGAAGAGTACCCGATAAACCCCCTTCCGGAGTTTCTGCTGCAGATAATCGAGAAGGGCGGACTCGTCGGTTTCGGGAAAGCCCTGCTGAAGTCCGAATAA